CAATCCACGTCCACGGGCGCGAAGTCGCCAGCATAAATCAATTTCTTCCATATGGGCAAAGAAACGCCCGTCCAACCCGCCTGCTTCCAGATAATCTTTTAAACGGATAAACAAAGCCGCCCCTGTAGCCCAGAATACGGGAAGCACCGTGTCATACTGTCCCCTGTCCGCCTCTACCATGCCCATGACTCGTCCCCGGCAGAAAGGATATCCATAACGGTCGATAAAGCCACCTGCTGCTCCGGCATATTCGAACTCCTCTCTTTTTCGCCAACTGCGTATCTTCGGCTGGCATGCAGCCACATCCGTATGAGTGTCCATATATTCCTGCAACGGCATAAGCCAATTCTCAGTCACCTCCACATCGGAGTTTAGCAATACAACATACTCCGCTGCATCCACCTGGCTCAATGCCAGATTATATCCATCAGCAAAGCCATGATTCTCACCTAACAATATCTGGCGCACGGAAGGAAATTCACAACGAAGCATTTCCACGGAAGCATCCGTCGATCCATTATCCGCGACGTAAACTGCTACCCCGTCCGCTTTGGAAAAACGCACTACAGAAGGCAAAAACGAACGGAGCATATCGCATCCGTTCCAATTCAATATGACAACAGCTATCTTATCCATATATTTCAGGTCTCACCTCAAGACTTCACCGGACAAAGCGGTACTATCTTCATTGAAATCTCCAAGACGAACCGGCATCACCTGATTATCCAAAGAATCATCATGAGGCACTTCCACACGAATATAATTGGCAGTGAAACCATGCATCGGAGCTCCCTGTTTGGAACGTTCCAACAAAACCGGCATTACGCTGCCGATATGACGGGCGTAGAACGCACGGGTTTTCTCCTCCGAAAGCTCCAACAGACGTCGGCTCCGTTCATGTTTTTCTGCAGGAGACACTACATGGTCTATTTTCAAGGCCTGTGTGCCGGGACGTTCCGAATAGCTGAACACATGAAGTTGCGTCACATCCATACTTCCGATAAACTGATATGCTTGTTCAAAATACTCTTCCGTTTCACCCCGCGTCCCTACAATAACATCTACACCGATAAAAGCATCGGGCATCACCTCTTTTATCCTCCTTATCTTAGATGCAAACAAGGCAGTATCATAACGACGGCGCATCAGTTTCAACACCTCGTCGCTACCCGATTGCAAAGGAATATGAAAATGGGGCATAAAACGCCGCGAACCAGCCACATATTCTATAATTTCATCTGTCAGCAAATTAGGTTCAATGGAAGAAATACGATAGCGTTCAATACCTTCCACTCCATCCAGCGCCTTTACCAAATCAAAAAAAGTTTCTCCCGTACTTTTACCGAAATCACCTATATTGACACCTGTAAGCACTATTTCCTTTCCGCCATCGGCCACTGCCTGCCGGGCTTGCTCCACCATTGATGCAACAGTACCGTTGCGGCTACGACCACGGGCAAAGGGAATAGTGCAATATGAGCAATAATAATCGCAGCCATCTTGAACTTTCAGGAAAAAGCGTGTCCTGTCACCACGTGAGCATGAAGGAGCAAACGAATGAATATCCTTGAGAACCGATGTATATGCCTCACCCGTTTCATGTTTCTGTAAATTTCCCAAGTACTGCAAGAGATCCTTTTTTTGTTCAGCACCCAAAACAACATCCACTCCTTCTATCTTGGCCACAGCTTCAGGCTTCAATTGGGCATAACAACCTGTCACCACCACAAAAGCTCCCGGATGCTGTTTCACCAATCGATGAATAGCCTGGCGGCATTTCTTGTCTGCCACTTCCGTCACCGAACAGGTATTCACCACACAAATATCCGCTTTTTCCCCCTTACGCACCGTACGCACGCCGGCTTCCCGCAAAATCTTACCGATAGTAGAAGTTTCCGAAAAGTTCAGTTTACACCCTAATGTATAGTAAACTGCCGTCTTATCTTGAAATACATTGGTATCTATCATGAGCTTATAAACACATTTTCGTTGCAAAGATATACATTATTAATCTATTTTTCCTACTTTTGCACACTCAACAATAAAATGTGCAATGATACAAGAAAATTTCATCAAACTATACGAGCATAGTTTTCGTGAGAATTGGGACCTTCCCTGCTATACAGATTATGGAGAAAATGAAAGTTATACCTACGGACAGGTAGCGCAAGAGATTGCCAAACTGCATCTGCTTTTCAAGCATTGCCAGCTTCGCCGCGGTGATAAAATTGCCATTATCGGTAAGAACAACGCACGTTGGTGCATTGCTTATATGGCCACAGTCACTTACGGCGGTATTGTAGTTCCTATCTTGCAAGACTTCAATCCAAATGATGTACACCACATCGTAAATCATTCGGAATCTGTATTCCTCTTTACCAGCGATGTCATCTGGGAACATTTGGAAGAAGACCGCCTCACCGGCTTACGGGGCGTGTTCTCTTTAAGCGACTTCCGCTGCCTATATCAGCGTGACGGAGAAACAATTCAGCGTTTCCTCAAACATTTGAGTGGAGAAATGGACAGAAACTACCCGAAAGGTTTTCATAAAGAAAACGTTACTTACACCGACCTTTCCAACGACAAAGTAATGCTGCTTAACTATACTTCAGGGACAACAGGATTCAGCAAAGGAGTTATGCTGACCGGAAACAACCTGGCAGGCAACGTCACCTTTGGAATACGCACCGGATTATTGAAGAAAGGAGATAAAGTTCTGTCTTTCCTTCCATTGGCTCATGCTTATGGTTGCGCATTCGATTTTCTTACGGCAACTGCCGTGGGCACACATGTCACCCTGTTAGGGAAAGTGCCTTCACCCAAAATCCTGATGAAAGCTTTTGAAGAGGTTAAACCCAATCTGATTATAACCGTCCCTCTTGTCATCGAAAAGATATACAAAAATGTTATCCAGCCCATCATCAACAAAAAAGCAATGAAATGGGCACTCAGCATTCCCTTATTGGACGGACAAATCTACGGGCAAATACGTAAGAAACTGATCGATGCCCTCGGCGGACGTTTCAAAGAGGTGATTATAGGTGGAGCCGCCATGAATCCTGAAGTAGAAGAGTTTTTCCACCGTATCAAATTTCCATTCACAATCGGTTATGGTATGACCGAATGCGCTCCACTTATCAGCTACGCTCCATGGAATGAATTTGTGCCAACCTCTTCGGGACGCGTGCTCGATATTATGGAAGCACGTATCCATAAAGAAAATCCCAATGACAAACTCGGTGAAATACAAGTACGCGGTGAAAATGTAATGGTAGGCTATTACAAGAATCCCGAAGCTACCCAAGAGGTATTCACCAAAGACGGCTGGTTACGTACAGGAGACTTGGGAACTTTGGATGAAAACAGCAATCTCTATATCCGTGGACGTAGTAAAACCATGATTCTCAGTTCCAGTGGGCAAAACATATTTCCCGAAGAAATTGAAGCGCGTCTCAACAACTTGCCTTTTGTCTTAGAGAGCCTCGTGATTGAGCGTAATAAAAAGCTGATTGCTCTGGTCTATGCCGACTATGAAGCGTTGGACTCATTAGGACTGAACCAATCGGACAATCTTAAAACCATTATGGATGAAAATCTCAAAAACCTGAACAACAGTGTAGCTGCTTACGAAAAAGTAAGCCAGATACAACTTTATCCTACCGAGTTCGAGAAAACACCCAAAAGAAGTATCAAAAGATACTTATACAACAGCATTGCTGAAAATGAAATTGTATAAACCATATACATATTCCATTGAATATCACTATATTACAAAAAGTTACATTCCAAGCTCGAAAAAAAGCTAAAAAAAAGTTGGGGTTTGGAGAACAACATATTTAAAAAGTACATACCTTTGCAACGTTTTAATAAAGCAATTGATTGTATTACGTTTTTAAAAAGTAAAGAAAATGAAAAAATTAGTTTTGATGGCAGCAGCTATCGTAGCAGTATCTTTCGCATCTTGTGGCAACAAAGCAGCTAACGCTGAACAAGCAACAGCCGATTCAATCCGTATCGCTGATTCAATCGCAGCTGTAGAAGCAGCCGCAGCCGAAGCAGCAGCCGCTGCAGCAGCAGATACTGTATCAGGAGATAGCGTAGCAGTTGTAGCTGAATAATTTTCAGTACAACACTTGAGAGAATTGAAAGTCTGACGTGCGAAAGCACACCAGACTTTTTTTTATGCCCTTTCAATTCATTGCAAAATGAATTATCACTTAACCCCAATGGGACATATACAAAAAAGCCCGATTACTCAAAGAGCAACCGGGCTTTTCCATATATAAAGTTGAATTATGCTTCTTCAGCAACTACTTCAAAAGGAATCTCTACAGAAACCTCCTTATGCAATTTAACGATAGCCTTATAGCTACCAACTTCTTTTACTGCGTCTTTTACAACGATGATCTTACGATCAATGCTGTGTCCCAGTTTAGCCAATTCTTCAGCAATCTGAATATTACCAACAGAACCAAAGATAGTACCGGTAGAGCTAACTTTAGTAGCGATTTTCAAAGATACACCCTCTAACTTAGCAGCCAATTCTTCAGCATCCTTTTTGATTTTTTCCAGCTTGTGAGCACGTTGCTTCAAATCTTCAGCCAGCATTTTCTTTGCAGAAGGAGAAGCGATGACAGCTTTTCCAGTCGGGATAAGGAAGTTACGACCATAACCGGACTTAACAGTTACGATGTCATTCTTATAACCCAAGTTTACTACGTCTTCTTTTAATATAATTTCCATACTTTCCTCCTCCTATTATTTCATCATGTCAGTTACATAAGGAAGCAACGCCAAATGACGTGCTCTTTTCACAGCTTGAGCTACACGACGCTGGAACTTCAAAGAAGTACCTGTAATACGACGCGGAAGAATCTTGCCTTGCTCATTCAAGAATTTCTTCAAGAATTCAGGGTCTTTGTAATCGATGTACTTAATACCACTTTTTTTGAAACGGCAGTATTTTTTCTTTTTTACATCTACTGAGGGCGGAGTTAAATATCTGATTTCTGATTGAACTTGTTGTGCCATGATTAATCCTCCTTTTTAGTTGATTTAACACTTCTTCTCTTCGCAGCATATTCGGCAGCGTATTTATCTTGCTTGAAAGTCAAGAAGCGGATAACGCGCTCGTCACGACGGAAGTTTATTTCCAATTTCTCAATAACAGTAGGTTCTGCATTGAACTCAATCAGTTGATAAAAACCGGTTGACTTTTTCTGGATTGGATAAGCCAGCTTTTTCAGTCCCCAGTTTTCTTCATTTACAATCTCAGCACCTTCAGAAGTGAGGATGCCTTTGAATTTTTCTACCGCTTCCTTCATCTGAACATCAGACAAAACGGGAGTCAAAATGAAAACGGTTTCGTATTGATTCATACTCATTTAATTAATTAAATAAATTATTCGTTTATAAAATTGCGGGTGCAAAGGTAGAGATTTTATTTTGAACTACAAAGATTTAAATGTTTTTTTGTATCTCAGCACAGGAATCATCGCAAAAGCAAAATACCTCCAAACAGGACAATCCTCATCTCTAAAGTAAAAATAAGCCTGCTTATTTTGTATTGTCTCCGGCTTACATTATCTTTGCAAAGTTGTTTAAACAATAATTTCATGATAGAGCAATTCAACTTTGACATCCGACTTATATTTGCCATTTTAAATGGCAAGGTATCGGCTGCCATCAACCGCAAGTTATCCCGCAACTTCCGCCAAAATGGTTTGGAAATCACTCCGGAACAATGGACAGTATTGATTTTTTTATGGGAAAAAGATGGTGTAACGCAGCAAGAGTTGTGCAATGCAACCTTCAAAGACAAGCCCAGCATGACGCGTCTCATTGACAACATGGAACGCCAGCATCTTGTGGTGCGCATATCTGATAAAAGAGATCGCCGTACCAATCTGATCCACCTTACCAAAGATGGAAGGGAATTGGAAGAACAGGCACGCATCATCGCCAACCAAACTCTGAAAGAAGCCTTGCATGGTATTAACATTGAAGACCTAAGCATAAGCCAAGAGGTTTTGAGAAAAATTTTCTTCAATACTAAAGATTAGCTTAAACGGCAAGACAAGAAGGTGATAAACCAACTATTTAAGTTGAATAATAGTTTTTTTGCAAAAATAATTTCGCTTGTTAAAGAATTATGCTTTTCTTTGTGACAAGAATACGAAAGAATATAATAATCTATTAAAATACACACACATGAAAGGCTTATTAAAAAATCTGGGATTGATATTAATCTTGATTGGAGCAGTGGTTCTCATTGCATGTTCTTTTACCGGCAATGTTAACAACAATACCATTCTGGGTACATCAGTAGTTTTGGTAGTTGTAGGGTTAATCTCTTACATTGCAATCAATAAGAAAATTGCAGATTAATATCAGAAGAAGAAAATAAAAAGGGCGGTTGTAAATGCAACCGCCCTTTTTATTCTCTTCTTGCCGAATGAGCCAATCTTCTCAGGCTTCAACCTCTGGAGTAATTAGTTTATAGCCCTTTCCATGGATATTGATGATTTCAATAGAATCATCCTCTTTCAGATGCTTGCGCAATTTCGTGATATACACATCCATGCTGCGTGCATTGAAGTAGTTGTCATCAATCCAGATAGTCTTCAACGCAAAGTCTCGTTGTAAAATCTCATTTGCATGTGCACAAAGCAAGCCCAGCAGTTCAGACTCTTTGGTAGTCAGCTTGGTCTGCTGTTCGGGAGTCGATAAAATCTGCTTTTGCGTGTCAAACGTAAACTTACCGATCTTATAAATATTGCTCTCCTTATTTTTCTTGCCACGCACACGTCTCAAGATAGCCTCAATTCTGAAAGTCAGTTCTTCCATACTGAACGGCTTAGTGATATAATCATCAGCACCAATTTTAAAACCTTCCAGAATATCTTCTTTCAAAGTTTTTGCCGTCAGGAAGATAATAGGAATTTCGGCATTTGCGGCACGTACCTCCTGAGCTAAAGTAAAACCGTCTTTTTTAGGCATCATCACGTCAAATACACACAAGTCGTATTTATTCTTCAGGAAAGCTTTGTATCCTGCTTCTCCATCGGGATATAACTCGGCAGCGTAACCTTTTGCCTGTAAATATTCTCTTAAAAGCATGCCAAGATTCTCATCATCTTCGCATAATAAAATACGCAGTTTCTCGTCCATATCAATCAATTTTTAATAAAGGTAATGCAATAATAAATTTAGTCCCTACGTTAAGTTCGCTTTCCGCCCGAATGGTTCCCTTATGATCCACAATAATCTTCTTTACATAAGCCAACCCCAAGCCAAAGCCTTTAACATCGTGCAGATTACCTGTATGTACACGATAGAACTTTTCAAATATCTTCTTCAAATTCTCTTTCTTGATACCAATACCGTTATCCTGAACTGAAATCATCAGCTTACCCGGTTCATTCCAAGTCTTCACAACCAACAGCAACTCCTCATCCGGACGCTTATACTTCACAGCATTGTCCATAAGGTTGAAAATCACGTTGGTGATATGCATCTCGTCTGCAAAGATAACCGGATCGGTAGCATTGAGTTCCGACTCAATCTTGCCGTTATAACGTTCCACTTTCAACGCAAACGTATTGATAACACCGGCTATCAACTCATTAGCATCCAGTTCCTTCATCTTCAATGTAGCCTTCTGACGGTCGAACATTGACATCTGAAGCACTTTCTCAACCTGAAACCTCAACCGCTTCGTCTCATCATTGATAACGCCCGATATATGCTGAAACATGGCCGGAGACTTGCCAACAGCCGGATCCTTGAGCATCTGTGCCGCCAATGAAATCGTTGAAATCGGCGTTTTGAATTCGTGGGTCATATTGTTGATAAAATCATTCTTCATCTCTGTCAACCGCTTCTGACGGAATACGATATAGATTGTGAAAATAAATGTAATCAACAGTACAAAGGTGAATATCATAGATGGTATCATAAAGCTTACCGAGTCGAAAATATAATCCCTTTTACCCGGAAAATGAATCTTCACAATACTCATACGGGCGGGCGGATCATTCAGAAACAACGGCTGTGAATAAGAGCTTTCACTACCCTCGTCAGTATAATCCGAGCAACGGTAAACCTCTCTGCCATCTTTATCCACCACTCTGAAATGATAATCCAAATCAATGCCATTATCAATCAACCCCGACTTCAGATACTGATCCAAATTCTTAAAATTGACACGCTCTCCAATCGGTTTATCTTTGGCATTATACACCATTTGCAAAACCACCTCGTCCACCAATGCACGCTGATAAAGATAGCGTTCTTTAAGCATCTCCATCTGCGAACGTGATGTCTTGGGGATCGTTTTTACCC
Above is a window of Bacteroides helcogenes P 36-108 DNA encoding:
- a CDS encoding glycosyltransferase family 2 protein; its protein translation is MDKIAVVILNWNGCDMLRSFLPSVVRFSKADGVAVYVADNGSTDASVEMLRCEFPSVRQILLGENHGFADGYNLALSQVDAAEYVVLLNSDVEVTENWLMPLQEYMDTHTDVAACQPKIRSWRKREEFEYAGAAGGFIDRYGYPFCRGRVMGMVEADRGQYDTVLPVFWATGAALFIRLKDYLEAGGLDGRFFAHMEEIDLCWRLRARGRGLVCVPQSVVFHVGGATLKKENPCKTFLNFRNNLVMLYKNLPQEDLTSVMRVRAVLDYVAALNFFLRGQFPNAWAVVRARRAYVSLRSSFAASREENLRKTCLSVIPERTKNSILVQFYLHGKKFFSQL
- the mtaB gene encoding tRNA (N(6)-L-threonylcarbamoyladenosine(37)-C(2))-methylthiotransferase MtaB codes for the protein MIDTNVFQDKTAVYYTLGCKLNFSETSTIGKILREAGVRTVRKGEKADICVVNTCSVTEVADKKCRQAIHRLVKQHPGAFVVVTGCYAQLKPEAVAKIEGVDVVLGAEQKKDLLQYLGNLQKHETGEAYTSVLKDIHSFAPSCSRGDRTRFFLKVQDGCDYYCSYCTIPFARGRSRNGTVASMVEQARQAVADGGKEIVLTGVNIGDFGKSTGETFFDLVKALDGVEGIERYRISSIEPNLLTDEIIEYVAGSRRFMPHFHIPLQSGSDEVLKLMRRRYDTALFASKIRRIKEVMPDAFIGVDVIVGTRGETEEYFEQAYQFIGSMDVTQLHVFSYSERPGTQALKIDHVVSPAEKHERSRRLLELSEEKTRAFYARHIGSVMPVLLERSKQGAPMHGFTANYIRVEVPHDDSLDNQVMPVRLGDFNEDSTALSGEVLR
- a CDS encoding long-chain fatty acid--CoA ligase, giving the protein MIQENFIKLYEHSFRENWDLPCYTDYGENESYTYGQVAQEIAKLHLLFKHCQLRRGDKIAIIGKNNARWCIAYMATVTYGGIVVPILQDFNPNDVHHIVNHSESVFLFTSDVIWEHLEEDRLTGLRGVFSLSDFRCLYQRDGETIQRFLKHLSGEMDRNYPKGFHKENVTYTDLSNDKVMLLNYTSGTTGFSKGVMLTGNNLAGNVTFGIRTGLLKKGDKVLSFLPLAHAYGCAFDFLTATAVGTHVTLLGKVPSPKILMKAFEEVKPNLIITVPLVIEKIYKNVIQPIINKKAMKWALSIPLLDGQIYGQIRKKLIDALGGRFKEVIIGGAAMNPEVEEFFHRIKFPFTIGYGMTECAPLISYAPWNEFVPTSSGRVLDIMEARIHKENPNDKLGEIQVRGENVMVGYYKNPEATQEVFTKDGWLRTGDLGTLDENSNLYIRGRSKTMILSSSGQNIFPEEIEARLNNLPFVLESLVIERNKKLIALVYADYEALDSLGLNQSDNLKTIMDENLKNLNNSVAAYEKVSQIQLYPTEFEKTPKRSIKRYLYNSIAENEIV
- the rplI gene encoding 50S ribosomal protein L9, which translates into the protein MEIILKEDVVNLGYKNDIVTVKSGYGRNFLIPTGKAVIASPSAKKMLAEDLKQRAHKLEKIKKDAEELAAKLEGVSLKIATKVSSTGTIFGSVGNIQIAEELAKLGHSIDRKIIVVKDAVKEVGSYKAIVKLHKEVSVEIPFEVVAEEA
- the rpsR gene encoding 30S ribosomal protein S18, which produces MAQQVQSEIRYLTPPSVDVKKKKYCRFKKSGIKYIDYKDPEFLKKFLNEQGKILPRRITGTSLKFQRRVAQAVKRARHLALLPYVTDMMK
- the rpsF gene encoding 30S ribosomal protein S6; translated protein: MNQYETVFILTPVLSDVQMKEAVEKFKGILTSEGAEIVNEENWGLKKLAYPIQKKSTGFYQLIEFNAEPTVIEKLEINFRRDERVIRFLTFKQDKYAAEYAAKRRSVKSTKKED
- a CDS encoding MarR family winged helix-turn-helix transcriptional regulator produces the protein MIEQFNFDIRLIFAILNGKVSAAINRKLSRNFRQNGLEITPEQWTVLIFLWEKDGVTQQELCNATFKDKPSMTRLIDNMERQHLVVRISDKRDRRTNLIHLTKDGRELEEQARIIANQTLKEALHGINIEDLSISQEVLRKIFFNTKD
- a CDS encoding response regulator transcription factor, giving the protein MDEKLRILLCEDDENLGMLLREYLQAKGYAAELYPDGEAGYKAFLKNKYDLCVFDVMMPKKDGFTLAQEVRAANAEIPIIFLTAKTLKEDILEGFKIGADDYITKPFSMEELTFRIEAILRRVRGKKNKESNIYKIGKFTFDTQKQILSTPEQQTKLTTKESELLGLLCAHANEILQRDFALKTIWIDDNYFNARSMDVYITKLRKHLKEDDSIEIINIHGKGYKLITPEVEA
- a CDS encoding sensor histidine kinase, which translates into the protein MKKSTIWILGIVMGFSFLSLLYLQISYIEEMVKMRNEQFDESVKRALMTASKGVESEEVERWLREDISDAEKKAWEQSQSVSGMVQRFVIAPDGSVQSSMELKTFSNGASQLPRAMISRKHGVKTIPKTSRSQMEMLKERYLYQRALVDEVVLQMVYNAKDKPIGERVNFKNLDQYLKSGLIDNGIDLDYHFRVVDKDGREVYRCSDYTDEGSESSYSQPLFLNDPPARMSIVKIHFPGKRDYIFDSVSFMIPSMIFTFVLLITFIFTIYIVFRQKRLTEMKNDFINNMTHEFKTPISTISLAAQMLKDPAVGKSPAMFQHISGVINDETKRLRFQVEKVLQMSMFDRQKATLKMKELDANELIAGVINTFALKVERYNGKIESELNATDPVIFADEMHITNVIFNLMDNAVKYKRPDEELLLVVKTWNEPGKLMISVQDNGIGIKKENLKKIFEKFYRVHTGNLHDVKGFGLGLAYVKKIIVDHKGTIRAESELNVGTKFIIALPLLKID